Proteins encoded together in one Astatotilapia calliptera chromosome 7, fAstCal1.2, whole genome shotgun sequence window:
- the rasgrf1 gene encoding ras-specific guanine nucleotide-releasing factor 1 isoform X1: protein MQKGIRLNDGHVTYLGLLAKKDGTRRGCLSKKSSDNTKWHTKWFALLQNMLFYFENESSSRPSGLYLLEGCTCDRAPSPKPSLSAKECLEKQYYFTVSFNHENQKALELRTEDVKDCDEWVAAISHASYRNLATEHEALMQKYLHLLQIVETEKTVAKQLRQQIEDGEIEIERLKSEIAGLLKDNEKIHASPAAAPTDDDSEIKKIKKVQSFLRGWICRRKWKTIIQDYIRSPHAESMRKRNQVVFSMLDSEAEYVQQLHILVNNFLRPLRMAASSKKPPITHDDVSSIFLNSETIMFLHQIFYQGLKARIASWPTLVLADLFDILLPMLNIYQEFVRNHQYSLQILAHCKQNRDFDKLLKQYEAKPDCEERTLETFLTYPMFQIPRYILTLHELLAHTPHEHVERNSLDYAKSKLEELSRIMHDEVSETENIRKNLAIERMIVEGCEILLDTSQTFVRQGSLIQVPMSEKGKITRGRLGSLSLKKEGERQCFLFSKHLIICTRGSGGKLHLTKNGVVSLIDCTLVEDPEGTDDESKSDKSGQDMEHLDFKIVVEPKDSQSFTVILVASSRQEKSAWTSDISQCIDNIRCNGLMMNAFEDNSKVTVPQMIKSDSSLYCDDVDIRFSKMMNSCKVLQIRYASVERLLERLTDLRFLSIDFLNTFLHSYRVFTTADVVLDKLITIYKKPISAIPARSLELFFASSQNNKLLYGEPPSSPRASRKFSSPPPLAIAKNSSPNRRRKLSLNIPIITGGKALDLAALSCSSNGYASMYSSMSPFSKTTLDINKLYVSSPIASKISDEGEDKKEKVDDPSACKQDLSVREESDNDQNQSDDGDPEASPTKSPTTPKNIKCKNSSEFSLFSYNNGMVMSSCRELDNNRSALSAASAFAIATAGANEGTPTKEKYRRMSLASTGFPTDQRNGDKEFVIRRAATNRVLNVLRHWVSKHSPDFESNNELKTKVIAFLEEVMHDPELLTQERKAAANIIRTITQEDHGDNQIAIEDVTQLVSEVGEGKAETFENHSAMEIAEQLTLLDHLVFKVIPYEEFFGQGWMKNDKNEKTPYIMRTTKHFNDMSNLIATEILRCDDVVTRVAVIEKWVAVADICRCLHNYNAVLEITSSLNRSSVFRLKKTWLKVSKQTKALIDKLQKLVSSEGRFKNLREALKNCDPPCVPYLGMYLTDLAFIEEGTPNYTEDNLVNFSKMRMISHIIREIRQFQQTAYKIDLQPKVAQYLLDKSFVLDEESMYEASLRIEPKVPN from the exons ATGCAGAAGGGAATACGACTTAATGATGGTCATGTCACCTACCTGGGGCTTTTGGCAAAGAAGGATGGTACAAGACGAGGGTGCTTGAGCAAAAAGAGCTCAGACAACACGAAATGGCACACAAAGTGGTTCGCTTTGTTACAGAATATGCTCTTTTATTTTGAGAACGAGTCCAGTTCTCGACCCTCGGGATTATACCTGTTGGAGGGATGCACATGCGACAGGGCGCCTTCACCTAAACCTTCGCTGTCAGCCAAGGAGTGTTTGGAAAAGCAG TACTATTTCACAGTCAGCTTCAACCACGAAAACCAAAAGGCCCTTGAGTTGCGCACGGAGGACGTAAAGGACTGCGATGAATGGGTGGCTGCCATATCACACGCCAG ttacagaaaCTTGGCTACAGAGCATGAGGCTCTCATGCAGAAGTATCTTCATCTGCTTCAGATTGTGGAGACGGAGAAAACAGTTGCTAAGCAACTTCGACAACAGATAGAGGATGGGGAAATAGAGATTGAAAGGCTCAAGTCAGAG ATTGCTGGGCTGCTCAAAGACAACGAGAAGATCCATGCCAGCCCTGCAGCCGCTCCAACTGACGATGACTCTGAAATTAAGAAGATCAAAAAG GTCCAGAGCTTTCTGCGAGGCTGGATTTGCAGGAGGAAGTGGAAAACCATCATCCAGGATTATATCCGCTCGCCTCATGCAGAGAGCATGAGGAAGAGGAACCAGGTGGTGTTCAGCATGTTGGACTCGGAGGCAGAGTACGTCCAGCAGCTTCATATTCTGGTGAACAACTTCTTGAGGCCGCTGCGCATGGCCGCCAGCTCTAAGAAGCCTCCCATCACCCACGATGATGTCAGCAGCATATTCCTCAACAG TGAAACCATCATGTTTCTGCATCAGATCTTTTACCAGGGCCTGAAAGCCAGAATAGCAAGCTGGCCAACATTAGTCCTTG CTGACCTGTTCGACATCTTGCTGCCCATGCTGAACATCTACCAGGAGTTTGTGAGGAACCACCAATACAGCCTGCAGATCCTGGCACATTGCAAGCAGAACCGAGACTTTGATAAATTGCTGAAGCAGTATGAGGCCAAGCCCGACTGTGAGGAAAGGACCCTGGAGACCTTCCTTACCTACCCTATGTTCCAG ATTCCTCGCTACATCCTGACTCTCCATGAGCTGCTGGCCCACACACCCCATGAACATGTAGAGAGAAATAGTCTGGACTATGCCAAATCTAAGCTGGAGGAGCTTTCCAG AATAATGCATGATGAAGTGAGCGAGACCGAGAACATCAGGAAAAACTTGGCAATAGAGCGCATGATTGTAGAGGGCTGCGAGATTCTCCTTGACACCAGCCAGACGTTTGTAAGACAAG GGTCCCTCATCCAGGTGCCAATGAGCGAGAAGGGCAAGATCACCCGTGGGCGACTGGGTTCTCTGTCTCTAAAGAAAGAAGGGGAGAGGCAGTGCTTTCTCTTCTCCAAGCATTTAATCATCTGCACCAGGGGGTCTGGGGGAAAGCTTCATCTCACCAAG AACGGAGTAGTTTCGCTTATAGACTGCACTCTTGTGGAAGATCCTGAGGGGACAGATGATGAGT CTAAATCAGACAAGAGTGGTCAGGACATGGAGCACCTGGACTTCAAGATTGTTGTGGAGCCAAAGGACAGCCAGTCATTCACAGTCATCCTGGTAGCCTCCTCAAGGCAGGAGAAGTCTGCATGGACTAGTGACATCAGCCAG TGCATAGACAACATCCGCTGCAATGGCCTGATGATGAACGCCTTTGAAGACAACTCCAAAGTCACAGTGCCGCAGATGATCAA GTCAGATTCAAGTCTGTACTGTGATGACGTGGACATCCGTTTCAGTAAGATGATGAACTCCTGCAAGGTGCTGCAGATCCGCTACGCCAGCGTGGAGCGTCTGCTCGAGAGACTTACTGATCTCCGTTTCCTTTCAATCGACTTCCTCAACACCTTCCTGCATTCCTATCGTGTGTTCACCACTGCTGATGTGGTGCTGGATAAACTCATCACCATCTACAAGAAACCCATCAGTGCCATTCCGGCCCG GTCACTGGAGTTATTCTTTGCCAGCAGTCAAAATAATAAACTTCTTTATGGCGAGCCACCCAGCTCCCCCAGGGCTAGCAGAAAgttctcctcccctcctcctctcgcTATTGCCAAGAACTCATCCCCCAACCGCCGTCGCAAGCTCTCTCTCAATATCCCCATCATCACTGGGGGCAAAGCTCTTGACCTGGCTGCCCTTAGCTGCTCCTCAAATGGCTATGCAAGCATGTATTCCTCCATGTCTCCATTCAGCAAGACCACCTTGGACATCAATAAACTGTATGTGTCCAGCCCGATCGCGAGCAAAATCTCTGATGAGGGAGAAGACAAGAAGGAAAAGGTGGACGACCCCTCGGCATGCAAACAAG ATCTCTCTGTACGAGAAGAAAGTGATAATGATCAAAACCAGAGCGATGACGGGGATCCAGAAGCTTCTCCTACCAAATCTCCAACTACACCAAAAAATATCAAATGCAAAAACTCCTCAG agttttccCTGTTTTCCTACAACAACGGCATGGTGATGTCATCATGTCGAGAGCTGGACAACAACCGCAGTGCTCTATCTGCTGCCTCCGCCTTTGCTATTGCTACTGCTGGAGCCAATGAGGGTACCCCTACCAAGGAAAAATATAGACGGATGTCCCTTGCCAGTACAG GTTTTCCAACAGATCAGAGAAATGGAGACAAAGAGTTTGTGATCAGACGAGCGGCAACCAACAGAGTCCTGAATGTGCTTCGGCACTGGGTGTCCAAACACTCTCCG GACTTTGAGAGCAACAATGAGCTGAAAACGAAGGTTATTGCCTTTTTGGAGGAAGTGATGCATGACCCTGAGCTGTTGACCCAGGAGAGGAAAGCGGCAGCCAACATCATCAG GACTATAACTCAGGAAGATCACGGTGACAATCAGATCGCGATAGAAGACGTGACACAACTGGTAAGTGAA GTGGGAGAAGGGAAAGCTGAGACCTTCGAGAATCACTCAGCAATGGAAATTGCAGAGCAGCTCACTCTGTTGGACCACCTGGTGTTCAAGGTCATTCCATACGA GGAATTCTTTGGCCAAGGCTGGATGAAGAATGACAAAAATGAGAAGACGCCGTATATCATGAGGACAACGAAGCACTTCAATGAC ATGAGCAACCTTATTGCCACGGAGATCCTCCGCTGTGATGATGTTGTAACCCGGGTAGCAGTCATCGAAAAATGGGTAGCTGTGGCCGATATCTGCCGTTGTCTACATAACTACAACGCCGTTCTCGAGATCACCTCATCACTGAACCGCAGCTCTGTTTTCCGTCTCAAGAAAACTTGGCTCAAAGTTTCCAAGCAG ACTAAAGCACTGATTGACAAACTGCAGAAGCTGGTCTCATCAGAGGGGAGGTTCAAAAACCTCAGAGAGGCTTTGAAGAA ttGCGATCCTCCCTGTGTGCCCTATCTGGGGATGTATCTCACTGATCTGGCTTTCATTGAGGAGGGAACGCCGAACTACACCGAGGACAACTTGGTCAACTTCTCAAAGATGAGGATG ATTTCTCACATCATCAGAGAAATCAGACAGTTTCAACAAACAGCATATAAGATTGACTTGCAACCAAAG GTAGCCCAGTATCTGCTGGACAAAAGCTTTGTTCTGGATGAAGAAAGCATGTATGAAGCCTCACTCAGAATTGAGCCTAAAGTGCCCAACTGA
- the rasgrf1 gene encoding ras-specific guanine nucleotide-releasing factor 1 isoform X2 has translation MQKGIRLNDGHVTYLGLLAKKDGTRRGCLSKKSSDNTKWHTKWFALLQNMLFYFENESSSRPSGLYLLEGCTCDRAPSPKPSLSAKECLEKQYYFTVSFNHENQKALELRTEDVKDCDEWVAAISHASYRNLATEHEALMQKYLHLLQIVETEKTVAKQLRQQIEDGEIEIERLKSEIAGLLKDNEKIHASPAAAPTDDDSEIKKIKKVQSFLRGWICRRKWKTIIQDYIRSPHAESMRKRNQVVFSMLDSEAEYVQQLHILVNNFLRPLRMAASSKKPPITHDDVSSIFLNSETIMFLHQIFYQGLKARIASWPTLVLADLFDILLPMLNIYQEFVRNHQYSLQILAHCKQNRDFDKLLKQYEAKPDCEERTLETFLTYPMFQIPRYILTLHELLAHTPHEHVERNSLDYAKSKLEELSRIMHDEVSETENIRKNLAIERMIVEGCEILLDTSQTFVRQGSLIQVPMSEKGKITRGRLGSLSLKKEGERQCFLFSKHLIICTRGSGGKLHLTKNGVVSLIDCTLVEDPEGTDDESKSDKSGQDMEHLDFKIVVEPKDSQSFTVILVASSRQEKSAWTSDISQCIDNIRCNGLMMNAFEDNSKVTVPQMIKSDSSLYCDDVDIRFSKMMNSCKVLQIRYASVERLLERLTDLRFLSIDFLNTFLHSYRVFTTADVVLDKLITIYKKPISAIPARSLELFFASSQNNKLLYGEPPSSPRASRKFSSPPPLAIAKNSSPNRRRKLSLNIPIITGGKALDLAALSCSSNGYASMYSSMSPFSKTTLDINKLYVSSPIASKISDEGEDKKEKVDDPSACKQDLSVREESDNDQNQSDDGDPEASPTKSPTTPKNIKCKNSSEFSLFSYNNGMVMSSCRELDNNRSALSAASAFAIATAGANEGTPTKEKYRRMSLASTGFPTDQRNGDKEFVIRRAATNRVLNVLRHWVSKHSPDFESNNELKTKVIAFLEEVMHDPELLTQERKAAANIIRTITQEDHGDNQIAIEDVTQLVGEGKAETFENHSAMEIAEQLTLLDHLVFKVIPYEEFFGQGWMKNDKNEKTPYIMRTTKHFNDMSNLIATEILRCDDVVTRVAVIEKWVAVADICRCLHNYNAVLEITSSLNRSSVFRLKKTWLKVSKQTKALIDKLQKLVSSEGRFKNLREALKNCDPPCVPYLGMYLTDLAFIEEGTPNYTEDNLVNFSKMRMISHIIREIRQFQQTAYKIDLQPKVAQYLLDKSFVLDEESMYEASLRIEPKVPN, from the exons ATGCAGAAGGGAATACGACTTAATGATGGTCATGTCACCTACCTGGGGCTTTTGGCAAAGAAGGATGGTACAAGACGAGGGTGCTTGAGCAAAAAGAGCTCAGACAACACGAAATGGCACACAAAGTGGTTCGCTTTGTTACAGAATATGCTCTTTTATTTTGAGAACGAGTCCAGTTCTCGACCCTCGGGATTATACCTGTTGGAGGGATGCACATGCGACAGGGCGCCTTCACCTAAACCTTCGCTGTCAGCCAAGGAGTGTTTGGAAAAGCAG TACTATTTCACAGTCAGCTTCAACCACGAAAACCAAAAGGCCCTTGAGTTGCGCACGGAGGACGTAAAGGACTGCGATGAATGGGTGGCTGCCATATCACACGCCAG ttacagaaaCTTGGCTACAGAGCATGAGGCTCTCATGCAGAAGTATCTTCATCTGCTTCAGATTGTGGAGACGGAGAAAACAGTTGCTAAGCAACTTCGACAACAGATAGAGGATGGGGAAATAGAGATTGAAAGGCTCAAGTCAGAG ATTGCTGGGCTGCTCAAAGACAACGAGAAGATCCATGCCAGCCCTGCAGCCGCTCCAACTGACGATGACTCTGAAATTAAGAAGATCAAAAAG GTCCAGAGCTTTCTGCGAGGCTGGATTTGCAGGAGGAAGTGGAAAACCATCATCCAGGATTATATCCGCTCGCCTCATGCAGAGAGCATGAGGAAGAGGAACCAGGTGGTGTTCAGCATGTTGGACTCGGAGGCAGAGTACGTCCAGCAGCTTCATATTCTGGTGAACAACTTCTTGAGGCCGCTGCGCATGGCCGCCAGCTCTAAGAAGCCTCCCATCACCCACGATGATGTCAGCAGCATATTCCTCAACAG TGAAACCATCATGTTTCTGCATCAGATCTTTTACCAGGGCCTGAAAGCCAGAATAGCAAGCTGGCCAACATTAGTCCTTG CTGACCTGTTCGACATCTTGCTGCCCATGCTGAACATCTACCAGGAGTTTGTGAGGAACCACCAATACAGCCTGCAGATCCTGGCACATTGCAAGCAGAACCGAGACTTTGATAAATTGCTGAAGCAGTATGAGGCCAAGCCCGACTGTGAGGAAAGGACCCTGGAGACCTTCCTTACCTACCCTATGTTCCAG ATTCCTCGCTACATCCTGACTCTCCATGAGCTGCTGGCCCACACACCCCATGAACATGTAGAGAGAAATAGTCTGGACTATGCCAAATCTAAGCTGGAGGAGCTTTCCAG AATAATGCATGATGAAGTGAGCGAGACCGAGAACATCAGGAAAAACTTGGCAATAGAGCGCATGATTGTAGAGGGCTGCGAGATTCTCCTTGACACCAGCCAGACGTTTGTAAGACAAG GGTCCCTCATCCAGGTGCCAATGAGCGAGAAGGGCAAGATCACCCGTGGGCGACTGGGTTCTCTGTCTCTAAAGAAAGAAGGGGAGAGGCAGTGCTTTCTCTTCTCCAAGCATTTAATCATCTGCACCAGGGGGTCTGGGGGAAAGCTTCATCTCACCAAG AACGGAGTAGTTTCGCTTATAGACTGCACTCTTGTGGAAGATCCTGAGGGGACAGATGATGAGT CTAAATCAGACAAGAGTGGTCAGGACATGGAGCACCTGGACTTCAAGATTGTTGTGGAGCCAAAGGACAGCCAGTCATTCACAGTCATCCTGGTAGCCTCCTCAAGGCAGGAGAAGTCTGCATGGACTAGTGACATCAGCCAG TGCATAGACAACATCCGCTGCAATGGCCTGATGATGAACGCCTTTGAAGACAACTCCAAAGTCACAGTGCCGCAGATGATCAA GTCAGATTCAAGTCTGTACTGTGATGACGTGGACATCCGTTTCAGTAAGATGATGAACTCCTGCAAGGTGCTGCAGATCCGCTACGCCAGCGTGGAGCGTCTGCTCGAGAGACTTACTGATCTCCGTTTCCTTTCAATCGACTTCCTCAACACCTTCCTGCATTCCTATCGTGTGTTCACCACTGCTGATGTGGTGCTGGATAAACTCATCACCATCTACAAGAAACCCATCAGTGCCATTCCGGCCCG GTCACTGGAGTTATTCTTTGCCAGCAGTCAAAATAATAAACTTCTTTATGGCGAGCCACCCAGCTCCCCCAGGGCTAGCAGAAAgttctcctcccctcctcctctcgcTATTGCCAAGAACTCATCCCCCAACCGCCGTCGCAAGCTCTCTCTCAATATCCCCATCATCACTGGGGGCAAAGCTCTTGACCTGGCTGCCCTTAGCTGCTCCTCAAATGGCTATGCAAGCATGTATTCCTCCATGTCTCCATTCAGCAAGACCACCTTGGACATCAATAAACTGTATGTGTCCAGCCCGATCGCGAGCAAAATCTCTGATGAGGGAGAAGACAAGAAGGAAAAGGTGGACGACCCCTCGGCATGCAAACAAG ATCTCTCTGTACGAGAAGAAAGTGATAATGATCAAAACCAGAGCGATGACGGGGATCCAGAAGCTTCTCCTACCAAATCTCCAACTACACCAAAAAATATCAAATGCAAAAACTCCTCAG agttttccCTGTTTTCCTACAACAACGGCATGGTGATGTCATCATGTCGAGAGCTGGACAACAACCGCAGTGCTCTATCTGCTGCCTCCGCCTTTGCTATTGCTACTGCTGGAGCCAATGAGGGTACCCCTACCAAGGAAAAATATAGACGGATGTCCCTTGCCAGTACAG GTTTTCCAACAGATCAGAGAAATGGAGACAAAGAGTTTGTGATCAGACGAGCGGCAACCAACAGAGTCCTGAATGTGCTTCGGCACTGGGTGTCCAAACACTCTCCG GACTTTGAGAGCAACAATGAGCTGAAAACGAAGGTTATTGCCTTTTTGGAGGAAGTGATGCATGACCCTGAGCTGTTGACCCAGGAGAGGAAAGCGGCAGCCAACATCATCAG GACTATAACTCAGGAAGATCACGGTGACAATCAGATCGCGATAGAAGACGTGACACAACTG GTGGGAGAAGGGAAAGCTGAGACCTTCGAGAATCACTCAGCAATGGAAATTGCAGAGCAGCTCACTCTGTTGGACCACCTGGTGTTCAAGGTCATTCCATACGA GGAATTCTTTGGCCAAGGCTGGATGAAGAATGACAAAAATGAGAAGACGCCGTATATCATGAGGACAACGAAGCACTTCAATGAC ATGAGCAACCTTATTGCCACGGAGATCCTCCGCTGTGATGATGTTGTAACCCGGGTAGCAGTCATCGAAAAATGGGTAGCTGTGGCCGATATCTGCCGTTGTCTACATAACTACAACGCCGTTCTCGAGATCACCTCATCACTGAACCGCAGCTCTGTTTTCCGTCTCAAGAAAACTTGGCTCAAAGTTTCCAAGCAG ACTAAAGCACTGATTGACAAACTGCAGAAGCTGGTCTCATCAGAGGGGAGGTTCAAAAACCTCAGAGAGGCTTTGAAGAA ttGCGATCCTCCCTGTGTGCCCTATCTGGGGATGTATCTCACTGATCTGGCTTTCATTGAGGAGGGAACGCCGAACTACACCGAGGACAACTTGGTCAACTTCTCAAAGATGAGGATG ATTTCTCACATCATCAGAGAAATCAGACAGTTTCAACAAACAGCATATAAGATTGACTTGCAACCAAAG GTAGCCCAGTATCTGCTGGACAAAAGCTTTGTTCTGGATGAAGAAAGCATGTATGAAGCCTCACTCAGAATTGAGCCTAAAGTGCCCAACTGA